A genomic segment from Candidatus Latescibacter sp. encodes:
- a CDS encoding PorV/PorQ family protein yields MTGGFSFCPATFGRSINDGIGTTGFVWLKAVSDAEVSAAGECIAARDGTAGILVHPAAIVTGMDRGTMKLSYVSHFVDTQYGSIGYANKIKDHYLGVRVTYVNYGDFIATNSSGDRTGSFTAGDMGISFNIGKQPREDLKIGATVSYLTSKIQDFTAQAATLDLGAIYTPPFEGLTVGAMLMNVGKVLSGYSSSYTDKLPLYLTVGVRKSLQHSPFTLMADVTFPNDSDISFAFGVEANINDRFFLYGGTRSRSDVDLLSQKSKTNFSGVRTMGFGLNLDRYRFNYAYYPNNDLDNVHKITLSAQIF; encoded by the coding sequence ATGACCGGCGGCTTTTCCTTTTGCCCTGCTACTTTTGGGCGCAGTATCAACGACGGGATCGGCACTACAGGCTTTGTCTGGCTGAAAGCGGTGAGCGATGCCGAGGTATCCGCCGCCGGGGAATGCATTGCGGCCCGTGACGGGACAGCCGGAATTCTGGTTCATCCCGCGGCAATCGTTACCGGGATGGATCGTGGTACGATGAAACTGAGTTATGTATCCCATTTTGTGGACACCCAGTATGGTTCCATCGGCTATGCCAATAAAATTAAGGACCATTACCTGGGAGTGCGGGTAACCTATGTAAATTATGGCGATTTCATAGCTACCAACAGCTCCGGCGACCGTACCGGGAGTTTCACCGCCGGGGATATGGGAATCTCGTTCAATATCGGAAAGCAGCCCCGCGAGGATTTGAAAATCGGCGCCACTGTATCCTACCTGACCTCCAAAATCCAGGATTTTACCGCCCAGGCGGCGACGCTCGATCTGGGCGCCATCTATACTCCGCCGTTCGAGGGGCTGACTGTGGGGGCGATGCTCATGAATGTAGGGAAAGTATTGAGCGGATATTCCAGCAGCTACACCGACAAATTGCCCCTGTATCTGACCGTGGGAGTTCGTAAATCACTCCAGCATTCACCATTTACCCTGATGGCTGATGTCACGTTTCCCAATGACAGCGATATCTCTTTCGCGTTCGGAGTGGAAGCAAATATCAATGATCGTTTTTTCCTGTATGGGGGAACGAGGAGCCGCAGCGATGTGGACCTCTTGAGCCAGAAATCTAAAACAAACTTCTCAGGGGTGCGAACCATGGGTTTCGGTTTGAACCTGGATCGCTACCGTTTCAACTATGCGTACTATCCGAACAACGATCTGGATAATGTGCACAAGATTACTTTGAGCGCACAGATATTCTGA
- the gatB gene encoding Asp-tRNA(Asn)/Glu-tRNA(Gln) amidotransferase subunit GatB, translating into MRYVPAIGLEIHSQLATNSKIFCGCSTVFGSDPNTHACAVCLGMPGVLPVLNRQVIELAIRMALLTGGEVQRKSSFARKNYFYPDLPKGYQISMFELPLIRGGHIDVVTGKGKKSIRLNRIHLEEDAGKLVHAEGYPDSFFDVNRCGIPLIEIVTEPDFESVEEVTRFLAILKEMLVFSRASRGNMEQGNIRVDANISIRPEGQKELGTRTEIKNMNSFVNVAAAIEHEIERQISMVEHGGRVVQETLLYDPLRGTVSSMRSKEDAHDYRYFPEPDLVPVVVDDGWIARIRAELPEQRDEMRARVQREYGIPAYDTDILTAVPEIAAYYEEVIHAGADPKKASNWVMGEVLRVLNETQTDIAEFKVKPQMLAALISLIGEGAVSGLMAKTIFDEMAATGKNPDDVMEEKGLRQISDKDELRQAARKVIDTHPGEAARYRAGKTQLIGFFVGEVMKATRGKANPKEVNSIITEMLS; encoded by the coding sequence ATACGATATGTCCCCGCCATCGGGCTGGAAATCCATTCACAACTGGCCACAAACAGCAAAATCTTCTGCGGTTGTTCCACCGTATTTGGCAGCGACCCCAATACTCATGCCTGCGCGGTGTGTCTTGGCATGCCGGGGGTGCTGCCTGTGCTCAACCGTCAGGTAATAGAGCTCGCCATCCGCATGGCGCTTCTCACCGGGGGAGAGGTGCAGCGGAAGAGCAGCTTTGCCCGCAAGAACTATTTTTACCCCGACCTCCCCAAGGGATATCAGATCAGCATGTTTGAGCTTCCGCTTATCAGGGGAGGGCATATCGATGTGGTGACCGGGAAAGGGAAAAAGAGCATCCGCCTGAACCGTATTCACCTGGAAGAGGACGCCGGAAAGCTGGTGCATGCGGAAGGATACCCCGATTCATTTTTTGATGTCAACCGCTGCGGGATTCCCCTCATCGAAATTGTAACCGAACCGGATTTCGAATCGGTGGAGGAAGTGACCCGGTTTCTCGCCATTCTGAAGGAAATGCTGGTTTTCTCCCGCGCCTCCCGGGGCAACATGGAACAGGGCAATATCCGTGTGGATGCCAATATCTCCATACGGCCGGAGGGACAGAAGGAACTGGGAACCCGCACCGAAATCAAAAACATGAACTCCTTTGTCAATGTCGCCGCAGCCATCGAGCATGAGATCGAGCGCCAGATTTCCATGGTGGAGCACGGCGGCCGTGTGGTGCAGGAAACGCTTCTCTACGATCCGCTCCGCGGCACTGTGTCCTCCATGCGCTCCAAGGAAGATGCGCATGACTACCGCTATTTCCCTGAACCTGACCTGGTTCCGGTCGTGGTAGATGACGGCTGGATCGCCCGCATACGGGCTGAACTTCCGGAGCAGCGTGATGAGATGCGCGCCCGGGTTCAGCGTGAATACGGAATTCCTGCCTACGATACAGACATTCTGACCGCAGTCCCGGAAATCGCCGCTTACTACGAGGAGGTCATTCACGCCGGGGCGGACCCGAAGAAAGCATCGAACTGGGTGATGGGTGAAGTACTGAGGGTTTTAAATGAAACTCAGACCGATATCGCCGAGTTTAAAGTGAAACCTCAGATGCTGGCTGCTCTCATTTCCCTGATAGGCGAGGGGGCAGTTTCCGGTCTGATGGCCAAAACCATATTCGATGAAATGGCGGCTACTGGAAAGAACCCGGATGACGTAATGGAAGAGAAAGGGCTCCGTCAGATATCGGACAAGGATGAGCTCAGGCAGGCCGCACGAAAGGTTATAGACACACATCCCGGCGAAGCAGCCCGTTACCGCGCCGGAAAAACCCAGCTTATCGGATTTTTCGTCGGCGAAGTCATGAAGGCGACACGGGGCAAGGCAAATCCCAAAGAGGTCAATTCCATCATCACGGAGATGCTCTCATGA
- the gatA gene encoding Asp-tRNA(Asn)/Glu-tRNA(Gln) amidotransferase subunit GatA: MELFELTACELAERIRSGEFSAEEAARSVLDRIEQMEPIIHAYITVMGEKALDQAREIDRKLSRGKEIGRLGGVPMAIKDSIVVAGTRTTAGSRILENFIPPYNAHVIEKLISAGAVFVGKTNTDEFTMGSTCETSWFGLTKNPHNLTLVPGGSSGGSAAALAADECIAALGSDTGGSIRQPASFCGIVGIKPTYGRVSRYGLIAHASSLDQIGPMTKTVEDAALVLSVIAGHDFCDSTSLDVPSPDYVESVKASVKGLRVGLPREYLGEGIDPEVKKITLDAVDILCSEGVEVIDISLPHMEYAIPTYYLLATAEASANLERYDGVRYGFRAPKAENLFEMYSKSRSEGFGMEVKRRIMLGTYCLSAGYYDAYYRKAQKVRRLIKEDFDAAWGKVDAIIAPISPTPAFPLGSKLNDPLQMYLADIYTISLNLAGLPGIAVPAGKTSNRLPVGVQFMGRVLEETTLFSLAGALERRVGRLPVEGGLS; this comes from the coding sequence TTGGAGCTTTTTGAACTGACGGCCTGTGAGCTTGCTGAAAGAATTCGGTCCGGAGAGTTTTCCGCCGAGGAGGCTGCCCGGTCTGTTCTTGACCGTATCGAACAGATGGAGCCGATCATTCATGCATACATCACTGTCATGGGTGAAAAGGCGCTCGACCAGGCCCGTGAAATCGACCGGAAACTCTCCCGCGGCAAGGAGATCGGTCGGCTCGGCGGTGTTCCCATGGCGATAAAGGATTCCATCGTGGTCGCCGGTACCCGTACCACTGCCGGTTCGCGTATTCTCGAGAATTTTATTCCTCCATACAATGCGCATGTAATCGAAAAGCTCATCAGTGCCGGGGCGGTTTTTGTCGGGAAAACCAACACCGACGAATTCACCATGGGTTCAACATGCGAAACCTCCTGGTTCGGCCTCACCAAAAACCCGCACAACCTAACTCTGGTGCCCGGCGGCTCCTCGGGCGGTTCCGCCGCTGCCCTGGCGGCGGACGAATGCATCGCCGCGCTCGGCTCCGATACCGGAGGATCTATCCGTCAGCCGGCCTCATTCTGCGGGATTGTCGGAATCAAGCCGACCTATGGCCGCGTCTCGCGCTATGGGCTTATCGCCCATGCATCTTCGCTCGACCAGATCGGACCGATGACCAAAACAGTGGAGGATGCGGCGCTTGTGCTCTCGGTGATTGCCGGACACGACTTCTGCGATTCCACCAGTCTCGATGTGCCCTCGCCCGATTATGTGGAGAGTGTGAAAGCTTCGGTCAAGGGACTCAGGGTCGGGCTTCCCCGTGAATACCTTGGGGAGGGAATCGACCCGGAGGTGAAGAAAATCACTCTCGATGCAGTCGATATCCTGTGCTCGGAGGGGGTGGAAGTGATCGATATCTCCCTGCCGCACATGGAATATGCCATCCCCACGTATTACCTCCTGGCTACTGCCGAGGCTTCCGCCAATCTTGAACGGTACGACGGGGTGCGTTACGGTTTCCGCGCCCCGAAAGCGGAAAATCTGTTTGAAATGTACAGCAAATCCCGCTCCGAAGGCTTCGGAATGGAGGTCAAGCGCCGGATCATGCTAGGAACGTACTGCCTTTCCGCAGGATACTATGACGCCTACTACCGTAAGGCTCAGAAAGTCCGCCGCCTAATCAAGGAAGATTTCGACGCCGCCTGGGGGAAAGTGGACGCCATCATCGCACCCATTTCGCCTACTCCGGCGTTTCCGCTGGGATCGAAGTTGAATGATCCCCTCCAGATGTACCTGGCCGATATTTATACCATCTCGCTCAATCTTGCAGGACTGCCGGGAATCGCTGTGCCCGCCGGAAAAACCTCAAACCGGCTGCCGGTCGGAGTTCAGTTCATGGGGCGGGTGCTGGAAGAGACCACCCTGTTCAGCCTGGCCGGGGCGCTCGAGCGCCGTGTGGGCAGACTGCCGGTCGAAGGAGGGCTGTCATGA
- the pssA gene encoding CDP-diacylglycerol--serine O-phosphatidyltransferase, whose protein sequence is MKMFSMRIVIPSMFTLGNLLCGFLAVANVVEGTREALISAAWWIIIATVFDALDGKVARLTGSASKFGIEFDSIADVVSFGIAPAILFYRFAFADAGKVCLFLSFIFLAAGAIRLARFNVSASTGSKKYFTGMPIPVGAGILASYVLFCNVWEGLSGFNFAVALVILTSLAMVSQFKYNVLPKLGFRRTKDIFWSIFFLGMLILIACFPDEVLFPFGIVYLFSGPMRYFSAPALIHVFHKADNNRF, encoded by the coding sequence ATGAAGATGTTTAGTATGAGGATAGTGATACCGAGCATGTTTACTCTTGGCAACCTCCTATGCGGATTTCTTGCAGTCGCCAATGTTGTCGAAGGAACAAGGGAAGCGCTGATTTCTGCGGCGTGGTGGATCATCATTGCGACGGTTTTCGACGCGCTGGACGGCAAGGTAGCCAGACTTACCGGAAGCGCATCCAAATTCGGCATAGAATTCGATTCGATTGCCGATGTGGTGTCATTCGGAATAGCTCCGGCGATCTTGTTCTACCGTTTTGCTTTTGCCGACGCCGGCAAAGTTTGTCTGTTCCTTTCGTTCATATTCCTGGCCGCCGGAGCGATCCGTCTTGCCCGGTTTAATGTGTCCGCGTCCACCGGCAGCAAAAAGTATTTCACCGGTATGCCGATTCCGGTGGGAGCAGGTATCCTGGCGTCGTACGTTCTCTTCTGCAACGTATGGGAAGGATTGAGCGGTTTTAATTTTGCTGTTGCTCTGGTCATTTTGACATCGCTTGCCATGGTAAGCCAATTCAAATACAACGTATTGCCGAAGCTGGGGTTCAGAAGAACAAAAGATATATTCTGGAGCATCTTTTTCCTGGGTATGCTTATTCTTATCGCATGTTTTCCCGATGAGGTTCTCTTTCCTTTCGGGATAGTTTACCTTTTTTCGGGTCCGATGAGATACTTTTCAGCTCCTGCATTGATCCATGTTTTTCATAAGGCAGACAATAACAGATTTTAG
- a CDS encoding phosphatidylserine decarboxylase, which produces MKIDPDGIKLFGLFFGLALFCWGGYHFFGWTALKWAAGIFLLALFFAVSFFRDPERNIPQGEGFAISAADGVVIDSGMIKADGFPEPGALRIAVFMNVVNVHVNRSPVDGRVVAVHHWFGKKHSAYNKSAEYENEHGDTDLETRWGLVRVRQIAGLIARRVVTRVKAGDELKKGDRIGIIRFGSRVDVILPADFQSAVKPGDHVRAGETIIARITMDKKQGK; this is translated from the coding sequence ATGAAAATCGATCCGGACGGTATAAAACTTTTTGGCTTGTTTTTTGGCCTGGCGTTGTTTTGCTGGGGAGGATACCATTTCTTTGGCTGGACTGCTCTGAAATGGGCAGCAGGAATTTTCCTGCTTGCACTTTTTTTTGCAGTTTCCTTTTTCCGTGATCCCGAGCGGAACATCCCGCAGGGAGAGGGGTTCGCGATATCCGCCGCCGATGGTGTGGTCATTGATTCCGGCATGATAAAGGCGGATGGATTCCCAGAGCCGGGCGCCCTCCGGATCGCGGTTTTCATGAACGTAGTTAATGTGCATGTAAATCGCAGCCCGGTCGATGGAAGAGTAGTTGCTGTACATCATTGGTTCGGGAAAAAACATTCGGCGTATAATAAAAGCGCTGAGTATGAAAACGAACATGGCGACACCGACCTGGAAACGCGATGGGGCCTGGTTAGAGTCCGTCAGATAGCGGGTTTGATTGCCCGCCGGGTGGTGACGAGAGTAAAAGCAGGCGACGAACTGAAAAAAGGAGACCGTATCGGTATCATACGGTTCGGCTCCAGGGTCGATGTTATTCTCCCAGCCGATTTCCAGTCTGCGGTCAAACCGGGAGACCATGTGCGCGCAGGAGAGACGATAATAGCCCGTATTACCATGGATAAAAAACAGGGTAAGTAA
- a CDS encoding DUF4321 domain-containing protein yields MKSKSIGLLIVTLFIGILIGSALGQLLGLFLPEDHIVARALVAPLAEYIAGPWDLNLIIIVLTFGFKLHINFFSILGIVGAWYYHKYSY; encoded by the coding sequence ATGAAATCGAAAAGTATCGGCCTGCTTATTGTTACTTTGTTTATCGGAATACTGATCGGAAGCGCGCTGGGGCAGCTTCTCGGTTTGTTCCTTCCTGAAGATCATATAGTGGCGCGAGCGCTTGTGGCGCCTTTGGCAGAATATATTGCAGGTCCCTGGGATCTAAATTTGATTATAATCGTCTTAACATTCGGGTTTAAACTGCATATTAATTTTTTTAGTATTCTTGGCATTGTAGGCGCCTGGTATTATCATAAATATTCTTACTGA